Proteins co-encoded in one bacterium genomic window:
- a CDS encoding sialidase family protein, with translation MKKAWRVGSGLMAWIGVLAWMGLAGGLGACGGDDDEVLTISPPGPVVVEKGSTQQFTANFAGVTWSVEGGDANGTINVNGLYTPPATLPIDPEVTVVASLPGAEDSALVELRTADSIAFPPATEAVQVNQDPADPSVLFETLILAGIGDRLAVNLGSIHVNAVWNGGSSEPSIFFGHSLDFGPFSPELNISPAGTSQLAAVLENDGDHNPMLALVELPPEPTATPTATPVTQVLFTRSENQGASFTAPVAVAPSTLFQGNPSMRRDENGVIHLVYGQSEELSEGVLGSIFYVQSADNGATWSSPIPVVPPPTAPAVLGFPYIAVDPEGQVLHVCFATFPDSSSLDDSFITSVKSVDGGDSFGEPVDLEATSGVADLLCRNALGSNGEVYIGWSRDVGDIAQVLFSVSTDGGSSFSSPKRISSVANSSEAFAMLSVDSLGRLDVVWTGDPTGGTDFADLIYVRSTDAGQTFSDNATLAQGVEAMVPLGLRHDVSGRTHVIFASDINDPGNSVDILYLLGE, from the coding sequence ATGAAAAAGGCTTGGCGTGTTGGCAGCGGGTTGATGGCGTGGATCGGAGTCCTGGCCTGGATGGGTTTGGCCGGAGGCCTCGGCGCCTGCGGTGGCGACGATGACGAAGTCTTGACGATCAGCCCGCCGGGGCCGGTGGTGGTGGAGAAGGGCAGCACTCAGCAATTCACCGCCAACTTTGCCGGAGTCACCTGGTCGGTCGAGGGCGGCGACGCCAACGGAACCATCAACGTCAACGGCCTCTACACGCCGCCGGCGACTTTGCCGATCGATCCCGAAGTGACGGTGGTCGCTTCGCTGCCCGGCGCCGAAGACAGCGCCTTGGTCGAGCTCCGCACCGCCGACAGCATCGCTTTTCCGCCGGCGACCGAGGCGGTCCAGGTCAACCAAGATCCGGCCGATCCGAGCGTCCTCTTCGAAACCTTGATCCTGGCCGGTATCGGCGATCGGCTGGCGGTCAACCTCGGCTCGATCCACGTCAATGCCGTTTGGAACGGCGGGTCTTCGGAGCCCTCGATCTTTTTTGGCCACTCGCTGGATTTCGGACCTTTCAGCCCCGAGCTCAACATCAGCCCGGCCGGGACCTCCCAGTTGGCGGCGGTGCTGGAGAATGACGGCGATCACAATCCGATGCTGGCCTTGGTCGAGCTGCCGCCCGAGCCGACCGCGACCCCGACGGCCACGCCGGTGACCCAGGTCTTGTTCACCCGCAGCGAGAACCAAGGCGCCAGCTTCACGGCGCCGGTGGCGGTCGCGCCGTCCACTCTGTTCCAAGGAAACCCGTCGATGCGGCGGGATGAGAACGGCGTCATTCATTTGGTCTACGGTCAAAGCGAGGAGCTGAGCGAGGGCGTCCTGGGGTCTATATTCTACGTCCAAAGTGCCGACAACGGCGCCACTTGGTCGTCGCCGATTCCGGTGGTGCCCCCGCCGACCGCTCCCGCGGTCCTGGGCTTCCCTTACATCGCGGTCGATCCGGAAGGCCAAGTGCTCCATGTCTGCTTCGCGACCTTCCCGGATAGTTCCAGTCTCGATGACTCCTTCATCACCAGCGTGAAGAGCGTCGATGGCGGGGATAGTTTCGGCGAGCCGGTGGATTTGGAAGCAACGTCCGGCGTCGCCGACCTGCTCTGCCGCAACGCCTTGGGCAGCAATGGCGAAGTTTACATCGGCTGGAGCCGCGATGTCGGCGACATCGCCCAGGTGCTTTTCTCGGTTAGCACCGACGGCGGATCTTCGTTCAGCTCGCCCAAGCGTATCAGCAGCGTCGCCAACTCCTCCGAAGCCTTTGCGATGCTTTCGGTGGATTCGCTCGGCCGCTTGGACGTGGTTTGGACCGGTGACCCCACCGGCGGGACCGATTTCGCGGATCTTATCTATGTGCGAAGCACCGACGCCGGTCAGACCTTCTCGGATAACGCGACGCTAGCCCA
- a CDS encoding FAD-dependent oxidoreductase: MKEYSAIVLGAGFAGAATAYHLSRIGIGEVLVLEREPAAGRHASGRNACLLRQAVECEESARWIQETRRALENPPADWPNREVFRAQGSLLLGEHAALKALRKILSRVGGRAELFRRAELKLDFFRPWKEILAKADFEALLFSPEDGVVDVAGYLQNLVAAAQDRGVEYRFACETTGFRRENGGWRVLAGGGEFFGRCLINAAGAWADELAAANGLERRKLEPMRRHLFASKKSSWHPPPGTYLWDLRHGCYFRPHGEGLLLCAGDETPHPASSLSLDPSVEAELFKKLRQYFPSLAGLEVAEAWACLRTFGPEKRPLDPADPRAPGLFWAAGLGGHGVGLSLGLGRKVAGAVHEFLVGRPEESL; the protein is encoded by the coding sequence ATGAAGGAGTACTCGGCCATTGTTCTAGGAGCCGGCTTTGCCGGGGCGGCCACCGCCTATCACCTGTCTCGGATCGGGATCGGCGAAGTCCTGGTCCTGGAAAGAGAGCCGGCAGCCGGCCGCCACGCCTCCGGTCGCAATGCCTGCCTGCTGCGCCAAGCGGTGGAATGCGAGGAATCGGCCCGCTGGATCCAAGAAACCCGGCGGGCGCTGGAAAATCCGCCGGCCGACTGGCCGAACCGCGAGGTCTTTCGGGCTCAAGGCTCCTTGTTGCTCGGCGAACATGCCGCGCTCAAAGCGCTGCGAAAAATTTTGTCGCGGGTCGGCGGCCGAGCCGAGCTGTTTCGGCGGGCCGAGCTCAAGCTCGATTTTTTTCGGCCTTGGAAAGAAATTTTGGCCAAGGCCGACTTCGAGGCTTTGCTCTTTTCGCCCGAGGACGGCGTCGTCGACGTCGCCGGCTATTTGCAAAATCTGGTCGCGGCCGCTCAAGACCGCGGCGTCGAATATCGCTTCGCCTGCGAGACCACCGGCTTTCGCCGGGAGAACGGCGGCTGGCGGGTCCTGGCCGGCGGCGGCGAATTTTTCGGCCGCTGCTTGATCAACGCCGCCGGCGCTTGGGCCGATGAGCTGGCGGCCGCGAATGGTCTCGAGCGGCGGAAGCTCGAGCCGATGCGGCGCCACCTCTTCGCGTCAAAAAAATCTTCCTGGCATCCGCCCCCGGGCACTTACCTTTGGGATCTGCGTCATGGATGTTATTTTCGTCCGCACGGCGAAGGACTCTTGCTTTGTGCCGGCGACGAGACTCCTCACCCCGCGTCAAGCCTTAGCCTTGATCCTTCGGTAGAAGCCGAGCTTTTCAAAAAACTGCGTCAATATTTTCCGAGCTTGGCCGGGCTTGAGGTCGCCGAGGCTTGGGCTTGCCTCCGCACCTTCGGCCCCGAGAAGCGGCCGCTCGATCCGGCCGATCCGCGGGCGCCGGGACTTTTTTGGGCCGCCGGCTTGGGTGGCCACGGGGTCGGCTTGAGCTTGGGGCTGGGCCGAAAGGTGGCCGGGGCGGTCCATGAATTTTTGGTAGGCAGGCCCGAAGAATCGTTGTAG
- the mraZ gene encoding division/cell wall cluster transcriptional repressor MraZ, whose translation MFRGRFDYTIDEKGRTSLPAKFREVLSANYDERLILTTFDNCLWAYPVKEWSVIEEKIAALPQFKAEVKALQRVFVSGAVECPLDKQGRIVIPPTLRDYAGLKKDILFVGMTKRIEIWSKEKWSEVFTAAQARIDGSEDLANLGL comes from the coding sequence ATGTTTCGCGGACGCTTTGATTACACCATCGACGAGAAGGGGCGGACTTCGCTGCCGGCGAAGTTCCGAGAGGTTTTAAGCGCGAACTACGACGAGCGCCTCATCCTGACGACCTTTGACAATTGTCTTTGGGCTTATCCGGTGAAGGAGTGGTCGGTCATCGAGGAAAAGATCGCCGCCCTCCCCCAATTCAAGGCCGAGGTGAAGGCCCTCCAAAGGGTCTTCGTCAGCGGCGCGGTCGAGTGCCCCCTCGACAAGCAGGGCCGGATCGTCATCCCGCCGACGCTTCGGGATTACGCCGGCTTGAAGAAAGACATCCTTTTCGTCGGGATGACCAAGCGGATCGAGATTTGGTCGAAAGAAAAGTGGAGCGAGGTTTTCACGGCCGCCCAGGCCCGAATCGACGGCTCCGAAGACTTAGCCAATTTGGGATTGTAG
- a CDS encoding STAS domain-containing protein, with protein sequence MFEMTSFDDVAVVHLSGEVSHYEMKELEGVLSELMTSRKVKVVLNFQKVEHVNYKTVSRLLDRATRLRGLSGDLKCASLNNYTRNIFRFTGLDQVVEAYDSVYDAVMSFNGPQERHRTWH encoded by the coding sequence ATGTTTGAAATGACGAGCTTCGACGATGTGGCCGTCGTTCACCTGAGCGGCGAGGTTTCCCACTACGAGATGAAGGAACTGGAAGGAGTATTGAGCGAGCTGATGACTTCCCGGAAGGTCAAGGTGGTGCTGAATTTCCAGAAGGTCGAGCACGTCAACTACAAGACGGTCTCGCGCTTGCTGGACCGGGCCACCCGGCTGCGGGGATTGAGCGGCGACCTGAAGTGCGCCTCCCTCAATAACTACACCCGCAATATCTTCCGCTTCACCGGCCTGGATCAAGTGGTCGAAGCCTACGACTCGGTTTACGACGCGGTGATGAGCTTCAATGGACCCCAGGAACGGCACCGAACCTGGCACTGA
- the rsmH gene encoding 16S rRNA (cytosine(1402)-N(4))-methyltransferase RsmH: MDPRNGTEPGTESPEEIHVPVMRDEVLDLLQVGANRNYVDGTLGLGGHSFAILERSAPEGRLLGIDRDREALRLAAQRLSPFKDRIVLKHATYDRAPELIAEADLGPIDGMILDLGVSSLQLDDAKRGFSFTQDSALDMRMDLEEEVTARELLNDLPERELEAIFREYGEERFAKRIARLIVRSREEGSIETTQRLCQIVSRAVPFSKGRHRIHPATRVFQALRIAVNRELDLLQKFLARPPDFLAVGGTLAVISFHSLEDRIVKWAFRSFERYQVLTKKPLGPSDGEVAKNPRARSAKLRAIRRVE; this comes from the coding sequence ATGGACCCCAGGAACGGCACCGAACCTGGCACTGAGTCGCCCGAAGAAATTCATGTCCCGGTGATGCGGGACGAGGTTTTGGATCTTTTACAAGTTGGAGCAAATCGAAACTACGTCGACGGCACCCTGGGCCTCGGCGGGCACTCCTTCGCGATCCTCGAACGCTCGGCACCTGAAGGCCGACTGCTCGGGATCGATCGCGACCGCGAGGCCCTCCGCTTGGCCGCCCAGCGCCTCAGCCCCTTCAAGGACCGGATCGTCCTCAAGCACGCGACTTACGACCGCGCGCCGGAGCTGATCGCAGAGGCCGACCTGGGGCCGATCGACGGCATGATCCTCGACCTCGGCGTCTCCAGCCTCCAGCTCGACGACGCCAAGCGGGGATTCAGTTTCACCCAAGATTCCGCATTGGATATGCGGATGGACCTGGAAGAAGAGGTGACGGCGCGGGAGCTTTTGAATGACCTCCCCGAAAGAGAGTTGGAGGCGATCTTCCGCGAATACGGGGAAGAACGTTTCGCGAAGCGGATCGCCCGACTTATAGTCCGCAGCCGCGAGGAAGGCTCGATCGAGACGACCCAGCGGTTGTGCCAAATAGTTTCCCGCGCCGTACCTTTTTCCAAGGGCCGCCATCGGATTCACCCGGCGACCCGGGTCTTCCAGGCCCTGCGGATCGCGGTCAACCGCGAGCTCGACCTGCTCCAAAAGTTTTTGGCCCGGCCGCCCGACTTCCTCGCCGTTGGCGGCACTTTGGCGGTGATCTCCTTCCATTCCTTGGAGGACCGAATCGTCAAGTGGGCCTTCCGCTCTTTCGAGCGTTACCAAGTTTTGACGAAGAAGCCCCTCGGCCCCAGCGACGGCGAGGTGGCAAAAAATCCGCGGGCCCGCAGCGCCAAGCTGCGGGCGATTCGAAGAGTTGAATAA